Proteins from a single region of Hydra vulgaris chromosome 12, alternate assembly HydraT2T_AEP:
- the LOC136088141 gene encoding uncharacterized protein LOC136088141, producing MDKLLSIENIEKMGAGMLENQRKIILEKTEKLLKDQEKNSAIITSANLKILMERLDKLEKDTIKNITKTNDIANDLNATHLKVVFLETEFNEIKKFISAQDEIISSKFETVKQKTKKINIEVKDKSEIIKIRNKLRELEDRSRKNNLRIDGIKESENELWVEFECKVHKLFEEFLDIKNIKIERAKSI from the coding sequence atGGATAAATTATTATCAATCGAAAATATTGAGAAAATGGGAGCTGGTATGCTagaaaatcaaagaaaaattatattggaGAAAACagagaaacttttaaaagaccAAGAAAAAAACTCTGCTATTATTACTTCtgcaaacttgaaaattttaatggaGAGACtagataaacttgaaaaagatacaattaaaaacataacaaaaactaACGATATTGCAAATGATTTGAACGCAACACATCTAAAGGTAGTATTTTTAGAAACCGAATTCAATGagattaagaaatttatttctgcGCAAGATGAAATAATTTCGTCAAAGTTTGAAACAgtgaaacagaaaacaaaaaaaattaacattgaagttaaagataaaagtgaaataataaaaattaggaacAAACTAAGAGAGTTGGAAGATCGTTCACGTAAGAACAACTTGAGAATTGACGGGATAAAAGAAAGCGAAAATGAATTATGGGTAGAATTTGAATGTAAGGTGCATAAATTATTTGAGGAATTCcttgacataaaaaatataaaaatcgaaAGAGCTAAATCTatataa